TATAATAGTGATAGTACAGTATAGATTATTATATGTAATATAGTAATGTAAAAAGCAGTACAAAGTCAAAAAGAGGTGAAAGTTATGTTATCTAAAAAACTAGCCCAAGCTATTAATGATCAAATGAATTTTGAGCTTTATTCTGGGCACGTATATGTTGCTATGTCTGCTTGGTGTGCTGCAAATGATTTGCCAGGTTTCGCTAATTGGTTTGTAGTACAAGAACAAGAAGAGCGATTTCATGGTATGAAATTCTTTGGATTTTTAACAGAGATGGACGAGCGTCCAATTTTAACTGGTATGCCTGATCCCAAGAACGAATATGAGAGTTTAACAGAGGTATTTGAAGCGGCACTTGATCATGAAAAAGAAGTTACCTCAAGAATATATAATTTAATGGATATAGCTCATGACGAACGAGAGTACCGAACAATCAGTTTACTAAATTGGTTTATTGATGAACAACGCGAAGAAGAAGACACTGTTTCTGGCTTATTGGCAGTGATTCGTAGAATAGAGAGTAAGGGTTCTGAAATTTATCAGCTAGATAAAGAGGCAGCTACTAGAGTCTTTACACCCCCAACAACAGCTTAATTCATGACAAATAAAAACAAAAAACTGCTAGTTGCTTTTATTGGCATACTGGCAGTTTGTTTCTTTACCTTTTTACTAATTTTTAATCCTTTACCTATTAAAGCCACAAATCCTTGTGATACAGTAGATAGATATGTAATTAATACCCACAATAATAGCTTTCCAAAGCAAGGCAAAAATCAGTGTTCTGCTTTTAGTAGCGCCTTTATTTTAAGACACTTAGGACACAGTGTAGATGGAGCAACTATTTATGAAAATATAAGTGGTAAAATTAGTTTACCACCCTGGAGAGGTTATGTTTTTTACACAGGCATAATAAAAATGTTTAAATCTTATGGTTATAACATGAAAATTTATGTAGGT
This Clostridium sp. 'deep sea' DNA region includes the following protein-coding sequences:
- a CDS encoding C39 family peptidase encodes the protein MTNKNKKLLVAFIGILAVCFFTFLLIFNPLPIKATNPCDTVDRYVINTHNNSFPKQGKNQCSAFSSAFILRHLGHSVDGATIYENISGKISLPPWRGYVFYTGIIKMFKSYGYNMKIYVGNLASLRTTLTNEIPLIVQVGNGLKWQHYMVLIGYDKYLKELYFYDPNKHSDTNNEQPGNRTLNEEKFLELWNNKTFLFNRSYFVVEK
- a CDS encoding ferritin encodes the protein MLSKKLAQAINDQMNFELYSGHVYVAMSAWCAANDLPGFANWFVVQEQEERFHGMKFFGFLTEMDERPILTGMPDPKNEYESLTEVFEAALDHEKEVTSRIYNLMDIAHDEREYRTISLLNWFIDEQREEEDTVSGLLAVIRRIESKGSEIYQLDKEAATRVFTPPTTA